The Buttiauxella selenatireducens genome has a window encoding:
- a CDS encoding YfaZ family outer membrane protein: protein MNKLLMVGVAGLALVSASASAISISGQAGEKYTNIAVGFGNDTPGLAMTGNYAHNDDDGDTVGLGLGLNLPLGPLMGTVGGRAVYLNPNDGDEGYALAVGGGLSWKIFDSFSVFGDYYYSPDSLSSGVENYQEASAGARWTILRPVAIEAGYRYIGMENKNGERDNAIADGPYVGVSASF from the coding sequence ATGAACAAATTATTAATGGTTGGCGTTGCCGGTTTGGCACTCGTTTCTGCATCTGCAAGTGCAATCAGTATCAGTGGCCAGGCAGGTGAAAAATACACCAATATTGCAGTCGGTTTTGGTAACGACACTCCAGGTCTGGCGATGACCGGTAACTATGCGCATAACGATGACGATGGCGATACTGTGGGCCTGGGTTTAGGTCTGAACCTGCCATTAGGCCCGTTGATGGGAACAGTGGGTGGGCGTGCGGTTTACCTGAATCCTAATGATGGCGATGAAGGTTATGCGCTGGCAGTCGGCGGCGGTCTGAGCTGGAAGATTTTCGATAGCTTCTCGGTGTTCGGTGATTACTATTACTCCCCAGACTCCCTCTCCAGCGGCGTAGAAAACTACCAGGAAGCGAGCGCGGGTGCACGCTGGACGATTCTGCGTCCTGTTGCGATTGAAGCCGGCTATCGTTACATCGGTATGGAAAATAAAAATGGCGAGCGTGACAATGCGATCGCTGATGGGCCATATGTCGGTGTGAGCGCCTCCTTCTAA
- a CDS encoding sensor histidine kinase, with product MRVIKPQSLFGQLLLFLGLPLFILWGLSAVSGYLSAMNAATQAYDRTLLASTRTVAEQLVVHDGKLVVEVPWVVLDSFERNMNDRLYYKVTDTHGKVISGYDDLPDMPKNTPGTELYPALAWFYDATYRGQTLRVARLLQPVNEGGVNGMAQIIVAETVQSRHYLAVRLLASATLTQGGLVLLTLTLAWLLLRRVLKPMRQLSGLMVRRDPGDLTPLPDLLPWSETRLLIVSFNRYIDRLRGLVARQSRFSADASHQLRTPLTVLKTQASVALSSSDPMQWRESLVAMQSTLDNTIHLTERLLQLSRLSRLDQTEGQAMEPVDLVKIAQTCCYSSLAQARSKNIDLGYEGLPEAWIAGEPLLLAEMCINLLDNALKYTPENGMVTIRVTAGESQMIELEIEDNGPGIESGQVRHALMPFHRLDNSAEQSGAGIGLALVNDIARYHRTRPELLRSALGGLLVRIKLLAV from the coding sequence ATGCGGGTCATTAAACCTCAGTCTTTATTCGGGCAACTGCTGCTTTTTCTCGGGCTGCCGTTATTTATTTTGTGGGGATTATCTGCGGTGAGCGGCTACCTGAGCGCCATGAACGCTGCCACTCAAGCCTACGATCGTACCTTATTAGCCTCGACGCGCACCGTTGCCGAACAATTGGTGGTGCATGACGGAAAACTTGTCGTGGAGGTGCCGTGGGTGGTGCTCGACAGTTTTGAGCGCAACATGAACGACCGGCTTTATTACAAAGTCACCGACACGCACGGCAAGGTGATATCCGGTTATGACGATTTGCCCGATATGCCCAAAAACACGCCCGGCACGGAGCTTTATCCGGCGCTGGCATGGTTTTATGACGCGACTTACCGGGGGCAAACGCTGCGAGTGGCGCGCCTGCTCCAGCCCGTCAATGAAGGCGGGGTGAACGGCATGGCGCAAATTATCGTCGCCGAAACGGTGCAATCGCGCCACTACCTGGCGGTGCGTTTGTTAGCCTCGGCGACGCTGACCCAGGGCGGTCTGGTGCTGCTGACGTTAACCCTCGCCTGGTTATTGTTAAGACGAGTCCTCAAACCGATGCGCCAGCTTTCGGGGCTGATGGTGCGCCGCGATCCTGGCGATCTCACGCCGTTGCCCGATTTGCTGCCCTGGTCGGAAACGCGCTTATTGATTGTTTCGTTTAACCGGTATATCGACAGGCTGCGTGGTTTAGTCGCCAGGCAATCTCGCTTCAGCGCGGATGCTTCTCATCAACTGCGCACGCCGCTTACGGTGCTAAAAACCCAGGCATCCGTCGCGCTGAGTAGTTCTGACCCGATGCAGTGGCGTGAAAGCCTGGTGGCGATGCAATCCACGTTGGATAACACCATTCATTTAACCGAGCGTTTATTACAACTTTCGCGGTTGAGCCGCCTTGACCAGACGGAAGGGCAGGCCATGGAGCCGGTTGATTTGGTGAAAATCGCCCAGACGTGCTGTTACTCAAGCCTTGCGCAGGCGCGGAGTAAAAATATCGATTTAGGCTATGAAGGGTTGCCCGAAGCGTGGATTGCGGGTGAACCGTTATTGCTGGCGGAAATGTGCATCAACTTGCTGGATAACGCACTGAAATATACCCCAGAGAACGGCATGGTCACTATTCGCGTGACCGCGGGTGAATCGCAAATGATTGAGCTGGAAATTGAAGATAACGGTCCAGGTATTGAGAGCGGGCAAGTTCGTCACGCGCTGATGCCGTTCCATCGCTTAGATAATAGCGCCGAGCAAAGTGGGGCAGGGATTGGGCTGGCGCTGGTGAATGATATTGCGCGATATCACCGCACACGGCCTGAGTTGTTGCGTTCGGCTTTGGGGGGATTGTTGGTGAGAATTAAATTGTTAGCGGTATAA
- the tctD gene encoding transcriptional regulator TctD codes for MRLLLAEDNRELAHWLEKALIQAGFAVDCVFDGQSADHLLQNERYAVAVMDIGMPRMDGLEVLQRLRKRGQTLPVLLLTAHSTVSDRVKGLNTGADDYLPKPFDLEELDARLRALVRRSEGQIHEQQQLGQLAFHDDGYFLLENKPLALTPREHAILTMLMYRRTRPVPKQQLFEQVFSLSDEASPESIELYIHRLRKKLITSNVQITTLRGLGYVLECRDAGH; via the coding sequence ATGCGTCTCTTACTGGCGGAAGATAACCGTGAACTGGCTCACTGGCTGGAAAAAGCCCTGATACAAGCGGGCTTTGCGGTGGATTGCGTATTTGACGGCCAGTCTGCCGACCATCTGTTACAAAACGAACGTTATGCGGTCGCGGTGATGGATATCGGCATGCCGAGAATGGATGGACTTGAAGTGTTGCAGCGCTTGCGTAAACGCGGGCAGACCTTGCCCGTATTGCTGTTGACGGCGCATAGCACCGTGAGCGACCGGGTGAAAGGGTTGAATACCGGAGCGGATGATTATTTGCCGAAGCCTTTTGATCTTGAAGAACTGGATGCACGACTACGTGCGCTGGTGCGGCGCAGCGAAGGGCAAATCCATGAGCAGCAACAATTAGGGCAACTCGCTTTTCATGATGACGGCTATTTTCTACTGGAAAATAAACCGCTCGCCTTAACGCCACGTGAACACGCCATTCTGACGATGTTGATGTATCGCCGTACGCGCCCGGTTCCCAAGCAGCAACTGTTCGAGCAGGTTTTTAGTTTGAGTGACGAGGCAAGCCCGGAAAGTATCGAACTGTATATTCACCGGCTGCGTAAAAAACTCATCACCAGTAACGTTCAGATCACCACGCTACGCGGGCTGGGCTACGTGCTGGAGTGCAGAGATGCGGGTCATTAA